One genomic window of Candidatus Shapirobacteria bacterium includes the following:
- a CDS encoding NAD(P)-dependent oxidoreductase, which produces MTEDKQYKIAFFGVKSWEKEVIEKQIIKLDTFGVGIFRGEVQDNIDLAAKYDILSLSVNSKLTGEVLAKLPKLKLVTTRSTGKDHIDGRECLERKIAVVNVPTYGSGTVAEYAMGLLLAVTKRIVVAHQSVEEGTFNTEGLTGVDLTGKTIGVIGVGSIGQNVIHIARGFRMKVLGVDRKRDPKLAKRMGFRYVDLESCLKQADFVTIHVPFVPETFHMINKKNIKLLKTGSFLINVSRGPVVEIESLVWALNNKILAGVGLDVTEEERLVDKVSTVMGDKISKDDLKEIVSFHLLRDRDDVVFTPHNAFNTKEAIERIVTATVESIGNYIKSESRKS; this is translated from the coding sequence ATGACTGAAGATAAACAGTACAAAATTGCGTTTTTTGGGGTAAAGAGTTGGGAGAAGGAGGTTATCGAAAAACAGATTATAAAGTTGGATACCTTTGGGGTGGGAATATTTAGAGGGGAGGTTCAGGATAATATAGATCTGGCAGCAAAGTATGATATTTTGTCTCTGTCAGTGAATTCAAAGCTGACGGGAGAAGTGTTGGCGAAATTGCCTAAGCTAAAACTGGTGACGACGAGATCCACCGGGAAAGATCACATTGATGGCAGGGAGTGTTTGGAAAGAAAAATTGCGGTGGTAAATGTGCCAACGTACGGGTCCGGGACAGTGGCGGAGTATGCGATGGGGTTGTTGCTGGCGGTAACCAAAAGAATTGTAGTGGCGCATCAGTCGGTGGAAGAGGGAACCTTTAATACCGAGGGGTTGACGGGAGTGGATTTGACGGGAAAGACCATAGGGGTGATAGGTGTCGGATCTATAGGGCAAAATGTGATACACATCGCCAGGGGCTTTAGAATGAAGGTCTTGGGGGTGGACCGCAAGCGTGATCCCAAATTAGCAAAAAGGATGGGGTTTAGGTACGTCGATTTGGAAAGTTGTCTGAAACAGGCTGATTTTGTAACCATTCATGTGCCGTTTGTGCCGGAGACTTTTCACATGATTAATAAGAAAAACATTAAGCTTTTAAAAACAGGGAGCTTTTTGATAAACGTTTCAAGGGGGCCGGTGGTAGAGATTGAGTCGCTAGTGTGGGCTTTGAACAACAAAATATTGGCCGGGGTGGGATTGGATGTAACCGAGGAAGAGCGTTTGGTCGATAAGGTATCAACAGTGATGGGGGACAAGATAAGCAAGGATGATCTGAAGGAAATTGTCAGCTTTCATTTGTTGAGGGACAGAGACGATGTGGTGTTTACCCCGCATAATGCGTTTAACACCAAAGAAGCAATCGAGCGGATTGTGACGGCGACGGTGGAGAGTATAGGAAACTATATAAAGTCTGAGAGTCGAAAGTCTTAA
- a CDS encoding four helix bundle protein: MKIERFEDSLVWKKSRDLTLGIYKNLKDCRDFSFRDQICRASVSIMNNIAEGFEKGTDKDLAKFLFIAKGSSGETRSMLYLARDLKYLDDNRFKLLYQSSIEISKMLWGFIKSLKIKETSL; this comes from the coding sequence ATGAAAATAGAAAGATTTGAAGACAGTTTGGTTTGGAAAAAATCGAGAGATTTGACATTGGGAATATATAAAAACCTGAAAGATTGTCGGGATTTTTCTTTTAGAGATCAAATTTGTCGAGCATCAGTGTCAATTATGAATAATATCGCCGAAGGTTTTGAAAAAGGAACAGACAAAGATCTAGCTAAATTCTTATTTATTGCTAAAGGTTCTTCGGGGGAAACAAGGTCAATGTTATACTTGGCAAGAGATTTGAAATATTTGGATGACAATAGATTTAAATTGCTGTATCAAAGTTCGATAGAAATATCAAAAATGTTGTGGGGTTTTATTAAAAGTTTAAAAATAAAGGAAACAAGTCTTTAA
- a CDS encoding sugar phosphate nucleotidyltransferase has product MKPVIICGGVGSKMWPESRQKSPKHFLKLIGEKSLFQLNYETLRKKFEPEEIFLQTNAQQAIIAKEQEPEIPEDNIFIEPEMRNHGPATGLAAAMLFKRGFQDEPFMLVQADVLREPEEKFFEMIDQCDRLVRKEGKLVTGGYRPPYAMMGVDYLIRGERVPDTGEVVIWRMEKWLGRDAKESVEGFLKDGRALLHSNHYCWTPRSWMESFKKHTEVDWYQPLQNIINGSAVAEEYPKMMKGPIELVTNTELLEGQVVEHDFKWIDFGTWESVAVYLNSRKSESLKVESRDMQEIEAKNNFVRKPAGKYVAMIGVEDLVVIDTADALLIMKRDKSGMVGQVVDKLKADNRIELL; this is encoded by the coding sequence ATGAAGCCAGTAATAATTTGTGGTGGAGTTGGTTCTAAAATGTGGCCGGAGAGCCGGCAAAAAAGCCCGAAACATTTTTTAAAGCTGATCGGGGAAAAGTCGTTGTTCCAACTTAATTATGAAACTTTGAGGAAGAAGTTTGAGCCGGAAGAGATATTTTTGCAAACAAATGCTCAACAGGCAATAATAGCCAAAGAACAGGAACCGGAGATACCCGAAGATAATATTTTTATAGAACCGGAGATGAGAAACCACGGCCCAGCCACCGGTTTGGCGGCGGCGATGTTGTTTAAACGGGGATTTCAAGATGAGCCATTTATGTTGGTGCAGGCTGATGTGTTACGGGAACCGGAAGAGAAATTTTTTGAGATGATCGATCAGTGTGATCGGCTGGTAAGAAAAGAAGGAAAGTTGGTGACCGGCGGATACAGGCCGCCTTATGCAATGATGGGAGTGGATTATTTGATAAGGGGAGAGAGAGTGCCTGATACCGGAGAGGTGGTGATTTGGCGGATGGAAAAATGGCTAGGAAGGGATGCAAAAGAAAGCGTGGAGGGATTTTTGAAGGACGGGAGGGCACTTTTGCACAGCAACCATTATTGTTGGACGCCGAGGTCGTGGATGGAGTCGTTTAAAAAACATACCGAAGTTGACTGGTATCAACCGCTGCAAAATATAATAAACGGATCAGCGGTGGCAGAAGAATATCCGAAAATGATGAAAGGACCGATTGAGCTTGTAACAAATACAGAGCTTTTAGAAGGCCAGGTAGTAGAACATGATTTTAAATGGATTGATTTTGGAACATGGGAGTCGGTGGCAGTGTATCTTAATAGTCGAAAGTCTGAAAGTCTGAAAGTCGAAAGTAGGGATATGCAAGAAATTGAGGCAAAAAATAATTTTGTCCGCAAGCCGGCGGGGAAATATGTGGCTATGATTGGGGTGGAGGATTTGGTGGTAATAGACACAGCAGACGCGCTTTTGATTATGAAGAGAGACAAAAGCGGGATGGTGGGGCAGGTGGTGGATAAATTAAAGGCTGATAACCGAATCGAGTTACTTTAG
- a CDS encoding CTP synthase — protein sequence MKYIFISGGVVSGLGKGITAASIGLLLESRGYVVTNVKIDMYLNIDAGTIRPQEHGEVFVCDDGIETDQDLGNYERFLGKSLRRENYMTTGQVYWTVIAKERAMEYKGEDVEAIPHLTDEISRRIKTAGKVNGAEIVVVELGGTVGEYQNGIFYEASRIMKLQQPKDVIQIHVSYLPVIKSLGELKSKPAQQSVHLLNSMGIMPDFLVARSEKEIDQKRRERLAMFCNMNDGDIIVNPDLDNIYEVPIFLEKQKFSDKIIKKLHLRKKNKNNKLSEWKKFVEKLKNPREEVKIAMVGKYFATGDFKLNDSYLCVLEALKHAGAVAGVKVVVEAINAEDIEEVGAEKRLEGYGGIIVPQGWGLRGVEGKVKAVEYARKNKIPYLGLCFGMQMAVIEYARNVLGLKDANSEEVNPKTKYPVIHVMPDQKEYLEKHQYGGTIRLGAWPCKINEGTLLEKIYGDNLVKERHRHRYEFNNEFREKLEKAGMVISGTSPDGKLVEAVELKNHPFFVGTQFHPEYKSRPLEPHPIFVEFIKAVCDLPKIPR from the coding sequence ATGAAATATATTTTTATTTCCGGCGGGGTGGTGTCCGGATTGGGAAAAGGAATCACGGCAGCATCGATTGGGCTACTGCTAGAGTCTCGGGGTTATGTTGTAACCAATGTCAAAATTGACATGTATCTGAATATTGATGCGGGAACAATTCGCCCGCAAGAGCATGGAGAGGTGTTTGTGTGTGATGACGGGATAGAAACAGACCAGGATTTGGGGAATTATGAAAGATTTTTGGGAAAATCTCTCCGACGGGAAAATTATATGACAACCGGGCAGGTTTACTGGACAGTCATAGCCAAAGAGCGGGCAATGGAATACAAAGGTGAGGACGTGGAGGCGATTCCTCATTTGACGGATGAAATAAGCAGGAGAATAAAGACAGCCGGAAAAGTAAACGGGGCGGAGATTGTAGTGGTGGAGTTGGGGGGAACAGTTGGGGAATACCAAAATGGAATATTTTATGAGGCTAGCCGGATTATGAAGCTGCAACAGCCGAAAGATGTAATTCAAATTCATGTGTCATATTTACCGGTTATCAAGAGCTTGGGGGAATTAAAGAGTAAGCCGGCCCAACAATCGGTTCATTTGCTAAATTCGATGGGGATTATGCCTGATTTTTTGGTAGCTAGGAGTGAAAAAGAAATCGACCAGAAACGACGGGAAAGATTGGCGATGTTTTGTAATATGAATGATGGAGATATCATTGTAAATCCGGATTTAGATAATATCTATGAAGTACCGATATTTTTAGAGAAACAAAAGTTTTCGGATAAGATTATTAAGAAATTACATTTGAGAAAGAAGAATAAAAATAATAAGTTATCGGAGTGGAAAAAATTTGTAGAAAAATTAAAAAATCCGAGGGAAGAGGTTAAAATCGCGATGGTGGGGAAATATTTTGCCACCGGAGATTTTAAGTTAAATGATTCGTATTTATGTGTGTTGGAGGCCCTAAAACATGCGGGTGCAGTGGCCGGGGTAAAGGTGGTGGTGGAAGCGATAAATGCGGAGGATATTGAGGAAGTCGGAGCAGAAAAGAGACTTGAGGGTTACGGTGGGATTATTGTTCCCCAGGGGTGGGGGTTACGGGGGGTAGAGGGCAAAGTCAAGGCGGTGGAATATGCCCGAAAAAATAAAATACCATATTTGGGATTGTGTTTTGGAATGCAGATGGCAGTGATTGAGTATGCGAGAAATGTGTTGGGGCTGAAAGATGCGAACTCTGAGGAAGTAAACCCGAAAACTAAATATCCGGTGATTCATGTAATGCCCGATCAAAAAGAATATCTGGAGAAACACCAGTATGGAGGAACAATCAGACTAGGGGCGTGGCCGTGTAAAATTAATGAGGGGACTTTGTTGGAGAAAATATATGGAGATAATTTGGTAAAAGAACGCCATCGGCATCGATATGAATTTAATAACGAATTCAGAGAGAAGTTGGAAAAGGCGGGGATGGTGATTTCGGGAACCAGCCCGGATGGGAAACTAGTGGAAGCAGTGGAGCTAAAAAATCACCCGTTTTTTGTGGGAACACAGTTTCATCCGGAGTATAAGTCGAGACCGCTTGAACCGCATCCGATATTTGTGGAATTTATAAAGGCTGTTTGTGATTTACCAAAAATCCCCCGGTAA
- the rplL gene encoding 50S ribosomal protein L7/L12 encodes MSEETKVSAKLQKVIDSVSELSVIELSELVKALEVKFDVKAVAAVAAPSAGAVAAGEAAAPAAEEKTEFDVTITSAGTNKIAVIKAVREFKPELGLKEAKDMVDACPANLGTMKKDAANEAKTKLEAAGATVELK; translated from the coding sequence ATGTCAGAAGAAACAAAAGTTTCCGCAAAATTACAGAAAGTAATCGATTCTGTATCCGAATTATCAGTTATCGAGCTTTCCGAGCTTGTTAAAGCCCTGGAAGTTAAATTCGACGTCAAAGCCGTTGCTGCTGTCGCTGCCCCGTCTGCCGGTGCTGTCGCTGCCGGAGAAGCCGCTGCCCCCGCCGCTGAGGAAAAAACCGAATTTGATGTCACCATCACCAGCGCCGGTACCAACAAGATCGCCGTCATCAAAGCCGTTCGTGAATTCAAACCGGAACTCGGTCTTAAAGAAGCCAAAGACATGGTTGACGCCTGTCCGGCCAATCTTGGCACCATGAAAAAAGATGCTGCCAACGAAGCCAAGACCAAACTCGAAGCCGCTGGAGCAACAGTAGAACTTAAGTAA
- the rplJ gene encoding 50S ribosomal protein L10: MPNQQKINQVEDLAKKLESAKSAALVQYQGLNAAGIAALRDQVKQKGGVMEVAKNTLIIRALIKFGINLPAPLTGPTSIAFCNTDEIAPLKEIEKVNKEKELTQFKYGIYDKKLLTVDELKKLLTLPSKSALMSNLVGSLINPLQRLVYALRFNQTQFVMTLKAISEKNKPSPTLP, encoded by the coding sequence ATGCCAAACCAACAAAAAATCAACCAGGTCGAAGACTTGGCAAAAAAATTGGAATCAGCCAAATCAGCTGCCCTGGTCCAATATCAGGGACTAAATGCTGCCGGCATCGCAGCCCTTCGCGACCAGGTTAAACAAAAAGGTGGAGTCATGGAAGTAGCCAAAAACACTCTGATCATCAGAGCCCTTATCAAATTCGGTATCAATCTTCCCGCTCCCCTCACCGGTCCGACCTCCATCGCCTTTTGCAATACCGATGAAATCGCTCCTCTCAAAGAAATTGAAAAAGTCAACAAAGAAAAGGAATTGACCCAATTCAAATATGGTATCTACGACAAAAAATTATTAACCGTCGACGAGCTCAAAAAGCTATTAACTCTCCCCAGCAAATCAGCCCTCATGTCCAATCTTGTTGGCAGCCTGATCAATCCTTTACAACGTTTGGTTTACGCTCTCCGCTTTAACCAAACCCAGTTCGTTATGACCCTCAAGGCCATTTCCGAAAAAAACAAACCCTCCCCCACCCTCCCTTGA
- a CDS encoding prolyl oligopeptidase family serine peptidase: MKKILGGALIFLGLSGLALMGWRVWRGEGFINPLVGESDRVALPLERYDFDSLRNSLKVLKSENLKIESRKFEILGNIPEVESRRKLITNDQLRITNFETKKFRFMSEGKWITGMINIPMTPDSRKKRAIIMVRGYADKPGYYTGFGTWKAADEFAKQGWVTVSLDFLGFGGSDEESLEMLQARFEKVVAVLDLIETVKQLGYVDTNNIGIWSHSNGGQIVLSVLEITGGNYPTVMWAPMTNPFPQSVLDTASDLDDGGKAVIKAVAEFQKQYDSRRYAFENYYKWINAPVLIQQGTADEWCEVAWQEKVVNALRAEGKKAELVIYKGDDHNLKKNWDEAVERDVEFFNTEFLN, from the coding sequence GTGAAGAAAATATTGGGCGGGGCGTTGATATTTTTGGGTTTGTCGGGATTGGCATTGATGGGGTGGAGGGTATGGAGAGGAGAGGGTTTCATAAATCCATTGGTGGGGGAAAGCGATAGGGTGGCTTTGCCTTTGGAGAGGTATGATTTTGATAGTTTAAGAAATAGTCTTAAAGTCTTAAAGTCTGAAAATCTAAAAATCGAAAGTCGAAAGTTTGAAATATTGGGAAATATACCTGAAGTAGAGAGCCGGAGGAAATTAATTACGAATGATCAATTACGAATTACGAATTTTGAAACCAAGAAGTTTAGATTTATGAGTGAGGGGAAGTGGATAACGGGAATGATCAATATACCTATGACGCCGGATAGCAGGAAAAAGAGGGCGATTATAATGGTGCGGGGGTATGCAGACAAGCCGGGATACTATACAGGCTTTGGAACGTGGAAAGCGGCCGATGAGTTTGCAAAACAGGGGTGGGTAACAGTGAGCTTGGATTTTTTAGGTTTTGGAGGAAGTGACGAGGAGAGCCTGGAAATGCTTCAAGCCAGGTTTGAAAAGGTGGTGGCGGTATTGGATTTGATTGAGACAGTCAAACAATTAGGGTATGTAGACACAAATAATATCGGGATTTGGTCGCATTCAAACGGGGGGCAAATTGTGTTATCGGTTTTGGAAATCACGGGGGGTAATTATCCAACGGTTATGTGGGCGCCAATGACCAATCCGTTTCCGCAAAGTGTGTTGGATACGGCGTCGGATTTGGATGACGGAGGAAAAGCGGTGATAAAAGCGGTGGCGGAGTTCCAAAAGCAGTACGATAGTCGAAGGTATGCGTTTGAAAATTATTATAAGTGGATTAATGCGCCGGTGTTGATTCAACAGGGGACAGCAGATGAATGGTGTGAGGTGGCGTGGCAAGAGAAAGTAGTCAATGCCTTAAGGGCAGAGGGGAAAAAGGCGGAATTAGTGATTTACAAAGGTGATGATCATAATTTGAAAAAGAATTGGGATGAGGCGGTAGAGAGGGATGTAGAATTTTTTAATACGGAGTTTTTAAACTGA
- a CDS encoding radical SAM protein has product MKIPPVVTWRVTSRCNNDCAYCYGPDKNNTEMSMVEVKRMLKMFYEMGVRVIDLTGGEPLLRKGFEEIIVLMKEYGFEIFIDTNGDYFFEYDKLVAEAVRGIGLTVDFPDENRRYKTPGNLGRVLKILDYLMTLERRPIIRVATVVTRDNYDKLFRIGNLISKYKVDLWKLYQFIPQNKNALKNRKDLEITKSEFLEATNSLERKFSKEFKVVVSKMEDRDSCYFFVESDGRVFMPTQRGDIFEEVILGHIFDDDIFDKWRKSVSVDNFIRNTEVSRKYRFKRGQN; this is encoded by the coding sequence ATGAAAATACCACCGGTTGTTACCTGGCGGGTGACTTCCCGTTGTAATAACGACTGTGCTTACTGTTATGGTCCGGATAAAAATAATACGGAAATGTCTATGGTTGAGGTAAAAAGGATGTTGAAAATGTTTTATGAAATGGGGGTGAGGGTGATTGATCTGACCGGGGGTGAGCCCCTTTTAAGAAAGGGTTTTGAAGAAATTATTGTCCTGATGAAAGAATACGGGTTTGAAATATTTATTGATACTAATGGGGACTATTTTTTTGAATATGATAAGTTGGTGGCAGAAGCTGTCCGAGGGATCGGTCTGACAGTTGATTTTCCGGATGAAAATCGAAGATATAAAACACCGGGGAATTTGGGGCGGGTATTGAAAATTTTGGATTACCTGATGACCTTGGAGCGTAGGCCAATAATCCGGGTGGCGACGGTGGTGACAAGGGATAATTATGACAAATTGTTTCGGATAGGGAATTTGATCAGTAAGTATAAGGTAGACTTGTGGAAGTTGTATCAGTTTATTCCTCAAAATAAAAATGCCCTTAAAAACCGTAAAGACTTGGAGATTACCAAAAGTGAGTTTTTGGAAGCAACTAATAGTCTGGAGAGAAAATTCTCAAAAGAGTTTAAGGTAGTGGTGTCAAAAATGGAGGACAGAGATTCCTGTTATTTTTTTGTTGAGTCGGATGGAAGAGTATTTATGCCGACTCAAAGGGGCGATATATTTGAAGAAGTAATACTTGGGCATATTTTTGACGATGATATTTTTGACAAGTGGAGAAAATCAGTTTCGGTAGATAATTTTATCCGGAATACTGAAGTTAGCCGGAAATATAGATTTAAAAGGGGGCAAAATTGA
- a CDS encoding D-alanine--D-alanine ligase: MSKRVMVLYGGVSTEHEVAIISALQVMSALKEAGHEVVPVYISKKGEWFWGDERFLKPEFYKNLNEIRTLGKKVEMGAGSGGKILMKKMAWWQETDKKIDVVFPVFHGKNGEDGAVQGWLNLVNLPYVGCPLLASAVAMDKSISKMAATSIGLRVAEEVLVVKSDWERDRKVILEKIKKLGKSVFVKPSGGGSTIAVGRADNQKDTERLLEVALVYDDRVVVEKEIERPIEVNISILGNNPYEVSITEQPIASGKVLSFEDKYVRGSKGGKSQGMAGSQRLMPAGVSEKIIIEIEEAAKSFFATIGGRGIARIDFMVDKGGVVYFNEINPMPGSIAFYLWEKRGVKIGDLVDRLVNLAIEDWLGRQKLVTTFESNILAGYAGSSGTKGKI; the protein is encoded by the coding sequence ATGAGTAAAAGAGTAATGGTGTTGTATGGCGGGGTGAGTACGGAGCATGAGGTGGCGATCATTTCGGCATTACAGGTGATGAGCGCCCTGAAAGAAGCCGGTCATGAGGTGGTGCCGGTTTATATTAGCAAGAAGGGTGAATGGTTTTGGGGAGATGAGAGGTTTTTAAAACCGGAGTTTTATAAAAATTTAAATGAGATACGGACCTTGGGAAAGAAGGTAGAGATGGGGGCCGGTAGCGGAGGGAAGATACTTATGAAAAAAATGGCTTGGTGGCAGGAAACGGACAAAAAGATTGATGTGGTATTTCCGGTATTTCATGGTAAAAACGGCGAGGATGGGGCGGTGCAGGGGTGGCTTAATTTGGTGAATTTACCCTATGTAGGGTGCCCTCTTTTGGCATCGGCAGTGGCAATGGATAAGTCAATTTCAAAAATGGCGGCGACCAGTATCGGGTTAAGGGTAGCAGAGGAGGTGTTGGTAGTCAAAAGTGACTGGGAGAGAGATAGAAAAGTGATTTTAGAAAAGATTAAAAAATTAGGGAAGAGTGTGTTTGTGAAGCCGTCGGGCGGGGGTTCGACAATTGCCGTAGGCAGAGCCGATAACCAAAAAGATACGGAAAGATTGTTGGAGGTGGCGCTTGTTTATGATGACCGAGTGGTGGTGGAAAAAGAGATTGAAAGGCCCATCGAGGTTAACATTTCGATTTTGGGAAATAACCCTTATGAAGTGTCGATAACCGAGCAGCCGATAGCCAGCGGTAAGGTTTTATCATTTGAAGATAAATATGTGCGGGGGAGCAAGGGCGGTAAAAGTCAGGGAATGGCGGGTTCCCAACGGTTGATGCCGGCCGGGGTGTCGGAAAAGATAATAATAGAAATTGAAGAAGCAGCGAAAAGTTTTTTTGCTACTATCGGAGGAAGGGGTATTGCCAGAATTGATTTTATGGTGGATAAGGGTGGCGTAGTATATTTTAACGAAATCAATCCAATGCCCGGGTCGATTGCTTTTTATTTATGGGAAAAGAGAGGAGTGAAGATAGGTGATTTGGTGGATAGGTTGGTGAATTTGGCAATTGAAGATTGGCTAGGGCGGCAAAAATTGGTGACGACATTTGAAAGTAATATTTTGGCAGGATATGCCGGATCAAGTGGAACTAAAGGCAAGATTTAG
- the murF gene encoding UDP-N-acetylmuramoyl-tripeptide--D-alanyl-D-alanine ligase, which translates to MKHFPFFVYLQILQLEYYQPTKLLRWYLSHPLTFSLPQITPLKITLKVKLLLILSILQYFALSWLFLDSYFTSLVFILSLALFFFTPLPLLIAITLLAPFESIPKNLKIQKAKKLLAQVNPHTIGITGSFGKTTTKDFLFQILDAAFPTLKTTHSYNTPLGISQSILMGLTRHTKYFLAEFGAHYPGDIQKLSTLFPPQSAIITGIGPQHLERFRTIQNILDTKFELAKHIKTNHLLLNFDNQYIHKYLDSHPHFQSAHTYSLASPKATFFLSQFHFDQNGSVFTLNYHQQSFRFISPLFGSGNLLNLLAAISQSILLKIPIETIQKSVAVLAPAPHRLELVKINQATVVDNTYSSNFDGFNQIMSDLSNLKGTKALITPGLVELGLESDSLHQELGKKIADIFDEVILIGQSHRTQNITHGIKLVKPNAIIHVINRHDYWPTVRNLSTKFDWILLENDLPQNY; encoded by the coding sequence ATGAAACACTTCCCCTTTTTTGTCTATCTTCAGATCCTCCAACTAGAATACTATCAGCCCACCAAACTCCTCCGCTGGTATCTTTCCCACCCCCTGACTTTTTCTCTACCCCAAATCACCCCCCTCAAAATTACCCTCAAAGTTAAGCTCCTCCTTATTTTATCTATTCTTCAATATTTTGCCTTGTCCTGGTTATTTCTTGACTCCTATTTTACCTCTTTAGTTTTTATTCTTTCCCTCGCTTTATTTTTTTTCACCCCCCTCCCACTGCTGATAGCGATCACCCTCCTGGCCCCTTTCGAGAGTATCCCAAAAAATCTCAAAATTCAAAAAGCCAAAAAACTTCTTGCCCAAGTCAACCCCCACACCATTGGCATTACCGGTTCTTTTGGCAAAACCACAACCAAAGATTTTCTCTTCCAAATTCTTGATGCCGCCTTCCCTACTCTCAAAACCACTCATAGCTACAACACTCCTCTAGGCATCTCCCAGTCGATCTTAATGGGACTGACCCGACACACCAAATATTTTCTGGCTGAATTTGGTGCCCATTACCCCGGGGATATTCAGAAACTTTCTACTCTTTTCCCACCCCAATCAGCCATTATCACCGGTATCGGCCCCCAACATCTGGAACGTTTTCGTACCATTCAAAATATCCTTGATACCAAATTTGAACTCGCCAAACATATCAAAACGAATCACTTATTACTAAATTTCGACAATCAATACATCCACAAATACCTCGACTCCCATCCCCATTTTCAATCAGCCCACACCTACTCCCTCGCCTCCCCAAAAGCCACTTTCTTTCTTAGCCAATTCCACTTTGACCAAAATGGCTCCGTCTTTACTCTCAATTATCACCAACAATCCTTCCGCTTTATTTCTCCGCTCTTTGGCTCCGGCAATCTATTAAATCTATTAGCCGCCATTAGTCAATCAATCTTATTAAAAATCCCCATTGAAACCATCCAAAAGAGTGTGGCTGTCCTTGCCCCCGCTCCTCATCGACTGGAGCTAGTAAAAATAAATCAAGCTACTGTCGTCGACAATACTTACTCCAGCAACTTTGATGGTTTTAATCAAATTATGTCTGATTTGTCCAATCTAAAGGGGACCAAAGCTTTAATTACTCCCGGGTTAGTCGAGTTAGGCCTGGAATCTGATTCCTTGCACCAAGAGTTGGGTAAAAAAATAGCCGATATTTTCGACGAAGTTATTCTTATTGGCCAAAGTCATCGAACTCAAAATATTACCCATGGGATCAAGCTAGTCAAACCAAACGCCATAATCCATGTTATAAACCGTCATGATTATTGGCCAACCGTTCGCAACCTAAGCACAAAATTCGACTGGATACTTCTCGAAAATGACCTACCCCAAAACTACTAA